One Alkalispirochaeta americana DNA segment encodes these proteins:
- a CDS encoding DUF47 domain-containing protein, which translates to MGKKTVTGGIFASRAKTLELEIEQFLGLVDQSALLLEEAVKKYIQGDLDLFEKQFGEIDRIERDADDLRRQIKHRLYAEMLIPDSRGDVLGLLETTDSICDVAKRVATHFSIEKPEIYPFLKDDFLELTEICRKAVQELTLAERAFFRELYRVTEHLDKVHFWEHQADEVEDRLKRKAF; encoded by the coding sequence ATGGGGAAAAAAACTGTAACCGGGGGGATCTTCGCCTCCCGGGCAAAAACGCTGGAGCTGGAGATAGAACAATTCCTGGGGCTGGTCGATCAGAGCGCGCTTCTTCTGGAAGAGGCGGTGAAAAAGTACATCCAGGGAGATCTGGATCTCTTTGAAAAACAGTTCGGCGAGATAGACCGGATCGAGCGCGATGCCGACGACCTGCGCCGCCAGATCAAGCACCGGCTTTACGCCGAGATGCTCATCCCCGATTCCCGGGGAGATGTCCTGGGACTCCTGGAGACCACCGACAGCATCTGCGATGTGGCCAAGCGGGTCGCCACCCATTTCAGCATCGAGAAGCCCGAGATCTATCCCTTCCTGAAGGACGATTTTCTGGAACTCACCGAGATATGCCGCAAAGCCGTGCAGGAGCTCACCCTGGCTGAACGGGCCTTCTTCCGCGAGCTCTACCGCGTGACGGAGCATCTGGATAAGGTCCACTTCTGGGAGCACCAGGCCGACGAGGTGGAGGACCGGCTCAAGCGCAAGGCCTTC
- a CDS encoding tripartite tricarboxylate transporter permease, with amino-acid sequence MMDILANLGGGFGIMFTPMAILLCLLGVFAGVTFGAIPGISPSMAVALLLPMTFTLEPVLGMVLLLGAYKGANYGGSVSAVLINTPGTPSAAVTAFDGYPMTKNGRVGEAMGISLYASVFGGIIGTVVLIAFAQPLARVALQFWPSEYFALTILGLTTVATMGGKNWQKALVAVVFGLLLNTIGMDPIAGTRRFTFGDMRLLDGLSLIPAIIGLFALGELFYNIEHYSKGEKFDKLAYKLPKVRYYLTVWKNIVRSGVLGTIIGIFPGAGGTIAAFISYDVEKRCSKKPEEFGKGSPEGVAAAESSNSASAGGALVPLLALGIPGSATAAVLLGSLLVHGLNPGPEMFVEEPELVYGMFASMFMANAFILLVGLVGANLFVRVTDLKKTLLYPLIFTFAIVGSYAVTSSMYSVVVCVVFGVIGWIFRRYDYPPAPVVLGIVLGSLAELSFRQALIIGGVESFYKRPLTLIMLAIAVAAVAAPIVKKRMEEKKAADSRF; translated from the coding sequence ATGATGGATATTCTTGCAAACCTGGGCGGCGGTTTTGGCATCATGTTTACGCCCATGGCCATTCTTCTGTGCCTGCTAGGCGTTTTTGCCGGTGTTACTTTCGGTGCCATTCCCGGGATATCGCCCTCCATGGCGGTGGCGCTGCTGTTGCCCATGACCTTCACTCTGGAGCCCGTATTGGGCATGGTTCTGCTCCTGGGGGCGTACAAGGGAGCGAACTACGGAGGCTCTGTCTCGGCGGTTCTGATCAATACACCCGGTACACCGTCGGCGGCGGTAACCGCCTTCGATGGCTACCCCATGACCAAAAACGGACGTGTGGGCGAAGCCATGGGTATTTCACTCTATGCCTCGGTCTTTGGTGGTATTATCGGGACGGTCGTACTTATCGCATTTGCCCAGCCCCTGGCCCGGGTGGCCTTGCAATTCTGGCCTTCCGAGTACTTCGCCCTAACCATACTGGGTCTCACCACGGTGGCAACGATGGGCGGAAAAAACTGGCAGAAGGCGCTGGTAGCGGTGGTCTTTGGCTTGCTGCTAAACACCATTGGTATGGACCCCATAGCTGGTACGCGGCGGTTTACCTTCGGAGATATGCGGCTCCTCGATGGCCTTTCCCTGATTCCTGCAATCATCGGGCTTTTTGCGCTGGGTGAGCTTTTCTATAATATTGAACACTACAGCAAGGGAGAAAAGTTCGACAAGCTGGCCTATAAGTTGCCCAAGGTCCGTTACTATTTAACAGTGTGGAAAAACATCGTCCGCTCCGGCGTATTGGGCACCATTATAGGGATTTTCCCCGGTGCGGGAGGGACTATTGCTGCATTCATTTCCTATGATGTGGAAAAACGCTGCAGCAAGAAACCCGAAGAGTTCGGGAAGGGTTCTCCGGAAGGCGTAGCCGCCGCCGAATCGTCGAATAGTGCTTCCGCAGGCGGGGCCCTTGTTCCCTTGCTGGCCCTGGGTATTCCCGGGAGTGCAACAGCGGCGGTGTTGCTGGGTTCTCTGTTGGTCCACGGTCTGAACCCGGGTCCGGAAATGTTCGTGGAAGAGCCTGAACTGGTCTACGGCATGTTTGCCTCCATGTTTATGGCCAACGCCTTTATCCTGTTGGTGGGGCTTGTGGGGGCCAACCTCTTTGTCCGGGTTACAGACCTGAAGAAGACCTTGCTCTATCCCCTCATTTTCACCTTCGCCATCGTTGGTAGCTATGCCGTCACCTCTTCCATGTATTCCGTGGTGGTATGTGTGGTTTTTGGTGTAATAGGCTGGATATTCAGGCGCTACGATTATCCCCCTGCACCGGTTGTGCTGGGGATTGTTCTGGGAAGCCTGGCCGAGCTGAGCTTCCGTCAGGCCCTGATCATCGGAGGTGTAGAAAGCTTCTACAAGCGCCCGCTGACGTTGATCATGCTCGCCATTGCTGTAGCGGCGGTAGCGGCTCCGATCGTGAAAAAGCGAATGGAAGAAAAGAAAGCCGCAGATAGCAGATTCTGA
- a CDS encoding DHH family phosphoesterase, with product MSNLPRSWSSFLQGLAKTKEKISSGRETLHCVLGNEAADLDSMVSALVYSFYRSGPEETDLRIPVINIPRGDYKLRTEAVFLLRQAGIDPALLSFIDEIDLAGLHRAGRLELTLVDHNRLAGNQSDLADAVREIVDHHADEGLFSDALVRLIEPTGSAATLVAREISRNTPELLEKDVASLLVGTILLDTVNLDPAAQRTTPDDQAMVDLLLPRAEQSQDDLFQVLQREKFNVSDLETRDLLRKDYKEWQIGENRIGISSVLLPVKDWVARDSELAQGLEAYRDARGLDMLLAMIAYTAPGFTRELVLLVPEKERLQQLEALLNEKGLDLADITPPSLQEVASDLGLRCFSQGNLGISRKKLQPLLQERFG from the coding sequence ATGTCCAATTTACCCCGCTCCTGGTCCAGCTTTCTGCAGGGCCTGGCGAAAACAAAAGAAAAAATCTCTTCAGGAAGAGAGACCCTTCATTGCGTCCTGGGGAACGAAGCTGCTGACCTTGATTCCATGGTTTCGGCCCTGGTGTACTCATTTTATCGATCGGGCCCGGAGGAGACGGATCTTCGCATACCGGTGATCAATATTCCCCGGGGAGATTACAAACTGCGGACTGAGGCAGTTTTTCTGCTTCGTCAGGCGGGAATTGATCCGGCTCTCCTTTCGTTTATCGACGAGATCGACCTGGCCGGACTTCATCGGGCGGGGCGGCTGGAACTCACCCTGGTCGATCACAACCGTCTTGCGGGAAACCAGAGTGACCTGGCCGACGCTGTCCGGGAGATAGTGGACCACCACGCCGACGAGGGGCTCTTTTCCGACGCCCTGGTCCGGTTGATCGAGCCCACAGGATCGGCTGCTACCCTGGTTGCCCGTGAGATTTCCCGCAACACACCGGAGCTTCTGGAGAAAGACGTTGCGAGCCTTCTGGTGGGAACCATTTTGCTTGATACCGTCAATCTTGATCCTGCCGCTCAGCGAACCACCCCCGACGATCAAGCCATGGTGGATCTCCTGCTTCCCCGGGCGGAGCAGAGTCAGGATGATCTTTTTCAGGTGCTGCAGCGGGAGAAGTTCAACGTTTCCGATCTGGAGACCCGGGACCTCCTGCGAAAAGACTACAAAGAGTGGCAGATCGGTGAAAACCGCATCGGGATCTCGTCGGTTCTGCTCCCTGTGAAAGACTGGGTGGCCCGGGACAGCGAGTTGGCCCAGGGGCTTGAGGCATACCGGGACGCCCGGGGTCTGGATATGCTCCTGGCGATGATCGCCTACACCGCTCCCGGTTTTACCCGGGAGCTTGTCCTGCTGGTTCCGGAGAAGGAGCGGTTGCAGCAGTTGGAAGCCCTGTTGAACGAGAAGGGGCTTGACCTGGCGGATATTACCCCGCCATCCCTTCAGGAGGTTGCTTCGGACCTGGGGCTTCGCTGCTTCAGTCAGGGAAATCTGGGAATTTCCCGGAAAAAACTCCAGCCCCTTCTCCAGGAGCGGTTTGGCTGA
- a CDS encoding tripartite tricarboxylate transporter TctB family protein: MQMVFLGIVLALGWLLIRPFKKLRPYTGQILVLASILWIGLLFYVITFSFPVPRFSGVATTGATVPRFWFYVLIPVSFLAFIPMLKGEEVPDKDRGNLWRLGIVFGVLVLSLVSFRYIGYYLSSAIFLVVVMWVLDSRNKIELIAVPVCWVIFSYFFFARLLYVRLPVGALFTGLFG; this comes from the coding sequence ATGCAAATGGTCTTTTTAGGTATCGTACTTGCACTTGGTTGGCTTTTGATAAGGCCCTTCAAGAAACTGCGGCCCTATACGGGACAAATTCTGGTGCTGGCCTCCATTCTATGGATTGGCCTGCTGTTCTACGTTATCACTTTTTCGTTCCCCGTACCCCGTTTTTCAGGGGTCGCAACCACCGGGGCCACAGTCCCGCGGTTCTGGTTTTATGTGCTGATTCCGGTTTCATTTCTTGCCTTTATTCCCATGCTGAAAGGTGAAGAAGTGCCTGACAAAGATCGGGGGAATCTCTGGCGCCTGGGCATCGTCTTCGGTGTGCTTGTGTTGAGCCTCGTTTCCTTCCGTTACATCGGCTATTACCTCAGTTCGGCGATTTTCCTGGTGGTGGTAATGTGGGTTCTGGATTCGCGCAACAAGATTGAACTGATCGCCGTACCTGTGTGCTGGGTGATCTTCTCTTACTTCTTTTTTGCCCGGTTGCTCTACGTACGCCTGCCTGTGGGGGCGCTCTTTACCGGGTTGTTCGGTTAG
- a CDS encoding M15 family metallopeptidase, whose translation MHHWLKHHTGLPLPGAWLIVFLASFPGHPAPASPGLAPVDKSFLDYQDTEPLSRPLDGVAQLASLLAAYPDRIDRKEYRNGDWAIRVNGEWIYWANGRLLPKKARFSWERFGRYPFYTYETGPLEIPRVEADQEARLRALLAEQELNPPRRHRAFPGALYGFRTAQEARASMVRMIFLGHSIRVHPMILEPLERVHQEIKAARETDRDVRSFLDELLRIEAFFWRPIAGTQTVSYHGFGVALDLIPRSYYRRNAYWRWSAQAGIEDWWNIPEERRWTIPQTIVEIFESQGFIWGGRWLLFDAIHFEYRPELFLLAEKQGRPPEEVRP comes from the coding sequence ATGCACCATTGGTTAAAACACCACACAGGTCTGCCACTGCCCGGGGCGTGGCTGATTGTTTTTCTGGCCTCCTTTCCGGGCCACCCCGCCCCGGCCTCGCCCGGCCTTGCCCCGGTGGATAAATCCTTCCTGGACTATCAGGATACGGAACCCCTCTCACGCCCGCTGGACGGCGTGGCGCAACTGGCGTCGTTACTGGCCGCGTACCCTGACCGGATAGACCGCAAGGAATACCGAAACGGTGATTGGGCAATACGGGTAAACGGAGAGTGGATCTACTGGGCCAATGGCAGGCTTCTGCCAAAAAAAGCCCGATTTTCCTGGGAGCGCTTTGGCCGCTACCCCTTTTACACGTACGAGACGGGCCCCCTGGAGATTCCCCGGGTTGAGGCAGACCAGGAGGCTCGTCTCAGAGCGCTTCTTGCAGAGCAGGAGCTGAATCCACCCCGGCGACACAGAGCCTTCCCGGGAGCGCTCTACGGGTTTCGCACCGCCCAGGAAGCCCGGGCCTCGATGGTTCGCATGATCTTTCTCGGGCACTCGATTCGGGTTCACCCCATGATTCTTGAACCACTGGAGCGCGTCCACCAGGAGATTAAGGCTGCACGGGAAACGGATCGGGACGTCAGGAGCTTTCTCGACGAGTTGCTTCGGATCGAAGCGTTTTTCTGGCGCCCCATAGCAGGAACCCAGACGGTTAGTTATCACGGCTTCGGCGTTGCCCTGGATCTTATTCCCCGCTCCTACTACCGCCGCAACGCCTACTGGCGCTGGTCGGCCCAGGCAGGAATCGAAGACTGGTGGAATATACCGGAAGAGCGGCGCTGGACCATTCCCCAGACAATAGTGGAGATCTTTGAAAGCCAGGGCTTTATCTGGGGCGGCCGATGGCTTCTTTTTGACGCCATCCATTTTGAATACCGGCCCGAATTATTTCTGCTGGCAGAAAAACAGGGGCGGCCCCCCGAAGAGGTCCGCCCCTGA
- a CDS encoding tripartite tricarboxylate transporter substrate binding protein, translating into MRKIMGKKSGFFAALAVLGLLIMLGACAREEAASASAAGEASEWKPTRPITIITHVGSGGGTDVAVRLMTDIAREFTDATFVVENVTGGATMNASNAVLARPADGYTVFAMAMSNVNNVVSNDFDRSVYIDGYHWLAKIQKDPAAVIIRKSDRDAGMDFEGIIKQAREKRGNQIWAVPVLGANKHFEALMIWEATGVEATAVPFVSGPLGAAAVLGGSADVQMGNPFNAKGRDLWVAAIASPERMPGFEDSPTFAELGYPELNNEHIWRGLAVRQGTPPAMIEWMEDLVTKIYDHPRWKEFNAENAIAPRAVFGDDFRAIVDRTVEVTEYWLGQLDL; encoded by the coding sequence ATGAGAAAGATAATGGGAAAAAAATCGGGATTTTTTGCGGCACTGGCCGTGTTGGGTCTGTTGATCATGCTGGGCGCCTGCGCCCGGGAAGAGGCTGCGTCGGCATCGGCGGCCGGAGAGGCCTCGGAGTGGAAACCAACTCGTCCGATTACGATCATTACCCACGTGGGTTCTGGTGGTGGTACCGATGTTGCTGTTCGACTCATGACTGATATCGCCCGCGAGTTCACTGATGCAACCTTCGTGGTGGAAAATGTTACCGGTGGGGCGACCATGAATGCTTCCAATGCAGTGCTTGCACGGCCCGCCGACGGCTACACCGTCTTTGCCATGGCAATGTCAAACGTCAACAACGTGGTTTCCAACGACTTTGACCGCAGTGTATACATTGACGGGTACCACTGGCTTGCTAAAATACAGAAAGACCCCGCTGCGGTTATTATTCGAAAGAGCGATCGGGATGCCGGTATGGACTTCGAGGGGATTATCAAGCAGGCACGGGAAAAGAGGGGTAATCAGATATGGGCAGTGCCCGTGCTGGGTGCAAACAAGCACTTTGAAGCTCTGATGATATGGGAAGCCACCGGCGTTGAGGCTACCGCTGTGCCCTTTGTATCGGGTCCCCTGGGTGCAGCCGCAGTACTGGGCGGCTCTGCCGATGTGCAGATGGGCAACCCCTTCAACGCGAAGGGCCGGGATTTATGGGTGGCGGCAATCGCCTCTCCTGAGCGCATGCCCGGTTTTGAAGATTCCCCCACCTTTGCTGAACTGGGCTACCCCGAGTTGAACAACGAACACATCTGGCGTGGTCTTGCTGTGAGGCAAGGAACCCCCCCGGCCATGATTGAGTGGATGGAAGATCTTGTAACAAAAATTTACGATCACCCCCGGTGGAAGGAATTCAATGCCGAGAATGCAATAGCCCCCCGGGCGGTTTTTGGAGATGATTTCAGGGCGATTGTAGACAGAACGGTCGAGGTCACCGAATACTGGTTAGGCCAGCTCGACCTGTAA
- a CDS encoding carbohydrate ABC transporter permease — MRHTRSALHPHWSWMWYLIPALFFYSLFMAWPMFKSLELSLYTGSGFNLDTFIGFDNYRRLFGQGVVAERFWGAFRNTWVFFAVHMLVQNSLGLVFATILSSASLRGAQIYRTIIFIPATLAIVVTGFLWRLLLNPQWGSVNIILTSLGLDALALPWLGLESTALVTISLVSSWQWVGIPTMIFLSALQNISEDLFEAAEIDGAGSWTTFWRIKMPLIWPIMGVVSILTFTANFNAFDVVFAMAGANGPPNFSTDILGTYFYRVGIAGQHPVGIPDMGLGAAVASFIFLVLFVGVLVIRSVFRDKEEL; from the coding sequence ATGAGACACACCCGCAGCGCCCTCCACCCCCACTGGTCCTGGATGTGGTACCTGATACCGGCGCTCTTTTTCTACTCTCTTTTTATGGCCTGGCCCATGTTCAAATCTCTGGAACTCAGTCTCTACACAGGAAGCGGCTTCAACCTGGATACCTTTATCGGTTTCGATAACTACCGCCGGCTCTTTGGTCAGGGCGTGGTGGCAGAGCGATTCTGGGGAGCCTTCAGGAACACCTGGGTCTTTTTTGCCGTTCATATGCTGGTGCAAAACTCCCTGGGGTTGGTCTTCGCCACAATCCTGAGTTCTGCCTCCCTGCGCGGAGCCCAGATCTACCGGACAATCATCTTCATCCCCGCCACTCTGGCCATCGTTGTCACGGGATTCCTCTGGCGGCTCCTCCTGAATCCCCAGTGGGGTTCGGTGAACATCATCCTCACCAGTCTTGGTCTGGACGCGCTGGCTCTGCCCTGGCTGGGTCTGGAATCGACTGCCCTGGTCACCATCTCTCTTGTATCGAGCTGGCAGTGGGTGGGAATTCCCACCATGATCTTCCTCAGCGCCCTCCAAAACATCTCGGAGGATCTTTTTGAGGCTGCCGAGATAGACGGAGCCGGAAGCTGGACGACCTTCTGGCGAATCAAAATGCCCCTGATCTGGCCCATCATGGGAGTTGTCTCGATCCTGACTTTTACAGCAAACTTCAATGCCTTCGACGTGGTTTTTGCCATGGCCGGAGCAAACGGACCCCCCAATTTTTCCACAGATATCTTGGGAACCTACTTCTACCGGGTAGGCATAGCCGGCCAGCATCCCGTGGGAATTCCCGATATGGGGCTGGGTGCCGCCGTGGCATCGTTCATCTTCCTGGTGCTCTTCGTGGGTGTTCTGGTGATCCGCAGCGTCTTTCGTGACAAGGAGGAACTCTAA
- the nfo gene encoding deoxyribonuclease IV yields MRQRSITLGAHVSAAGGVQNAPGNARAIGAGAFALFTRNQRRWHSPGYTTETIALFRQALSDQGFAPESVLPHAGYLINLGSPDEEVREKSIRGLADELERTIQLGLGLLNFHPGTSKGQMDEAATCRRIADGIDQVLQAVEDTRRAPARLVLENTAGQGSNMGATFSQLAQIIEASAFPERLAVCVDTCHAFAAGFDIRNAAGWDALMADLEQTLGLERLAGLHLNDSLGALGSKKDRHQPIGEGEIGLEGFRAIMQDQRLDGLPLILETPDPDGWAREIELLLEMARN; encoded by the coding sequence ATGAGACAACGATCAATTACCCTGGGGGCCCATGTGAGCGCCGCCGGGGGCGTCCAGAACGCTCCCGGAAACGCCCGGGCCATTGGAGCGGGAGCGTTTGCGCTCTTTACCCGGAACCAGCGGCGCTGGCATTCCCCTGGTTATACAACGGAAACAATTGCCCTCTTCCGGCAGGCCCTGTCAGATCAGGGATTTGCACCGGAGAGCGTTCTTCCCCACGCAGGATATCTCATTAACCTGGGCTCCCCCGATGAAGAAGTTCGGGAGAAGTCCATCCGGGGGCTGGCAGACGAGCTGGAGCGAACAATCCAGTTGGGTCTGGGGTTGCTGAACTTTCATCCGGGAACATCCAAAGGCCAGATGGATGAGGCCGCCACGTGCAGACGAATCGCCGACGGGATCGATCAGGTCCTGCAAGCCGTGGAAGATACCCGAAGAGCCCCGGCGCGGCTCGTTCTGGAAAATACCGCTGGCCAGGGAAGCAATATGGGAGCCACCTTCAGCCAACTGGCGCAGATCATAGAAGCCAGTGCCTTTCCTGAACGCCTTGCGGTGTGTGTGGACACCTGTCACGCCTTTGCTGCGGGGTTTGACATCCGCAACGCCGCCGGGTGGGATGCCCTCATGGCAGATCTGGAACAAACCCTGGGGCTGGAACGCCTTGCAGGGCTCCACCTGAACGATTCCCTGGGAGCCTTGGGGAGCAAGAAAGACCGGCACCAGCCCATCGGGGAGGGTGAAATCGGCCTGGAGGGGTTTCGGGCGATCATGCAGGACCAGCGCCTGGACGGGCTTCCCCTCATTCTGGAGACTCCCGACCCCGATGGATGGGCCCGGGAGATAGAACTCCTCCTGGAAATGGCCCGAAACTGA
- a CDS encoding carbohydrate ABC transporter permease: MAKVHVRGQQFWSHLVLLTWSALVIIPLWIMVVNSFKTKLAIYRRPFGLPSPWTLQGYLAVFTGSSFPRYFLNSIMITATSIGVILLCASLAAYAIARWNSPLSKGVFLFFLAGLMVPIRIGSINLLILIRDLGLMDQLIGLLPIYVAMGMPVGVFVLTEFIRTVPAELTQAAHIDGASRLRIFLQIILPLTRPAMATVAIFNLVVLWNDLWFPLIFIRSESRRTLMLGVTRLFGQYQTDWTRILSTLTIATIPIVLLYILMARQFIRGLTAGAVKG; encoded by the coding sequence ATGGCAAAAGTACACGTCCGGGGGCAGCAATTCTGGTCCCACCTGGTCCTTCTCACCTGGTCAGCCCTGGTGATCATCCCCCTCTGGATCATGGTGGTGAACTCCTTCAAGACAAAGCTGGCGATTTACCGAAGACCCTTTGGCCTGCCCAGCCCCTGGACCCTCCAGGGATACCTGGCAGTTTTCACGGGCTCCAGTTTTCCCCGTTACTTTCTGAACAGCATTATGATTACCGCCACCTCGATCGGCGTAATCCTTCTCTGCGCTTCTCTTGCCGCCTACGCGATCGCCCGGTGGAACAGTCCTCTCTCCAAGGGAGTTTTCCTCTTCTTCCTGGCGGGCCTCATGGTGCCGATTCGAATCGGCAGCATCAACCTGCTCATCCTGATCAGGGATCTGGGACTCATGGACCAACTGATCGGTCTGCTCCCCATCTATGTTGCCATGGGGATGCCCGTGGGAGTTTTTGTCCTGACCGAGTTCATTCGCACCGTTCCTGCCGAGCTTACCCAGGCTGCTCACATCGACGGAGCCAGTCGGCTTCGCATCTTCCTGCAGATCATTCTGCCCCTCACCCGTCCTGCCATGGCCACCGTGGCAATCTTCAACCTGGTGGTGCTCTGGAACGATCTCTGGTTCCCCCTGATCTTTATCCGCTCCGAGAGCCGCAGAACCCTTATGTTGGGAGTAACCAGACTCTTTGGTCAGTATCAGACGGACTGGACCAGAATACTTTCAACCCTGACCATCGCGACGATCCCTATCGTCCTGCTCTATATCCTGATGGCCCGGCAGTTTATCCGGGGACTTACGGCCGGAGCTGTGAAAGGTTAA
- a CDS encoding THUMP domain-containing class I SAM-dependent RNA methyltransferase produces MQRKVILKKKSSPAGKSGMPGTSRLVATCAGGMEPILLREVQSLGFSCQLQGAGAVDIDASLQEAHLLCRSLRTASRLLLPLDRFHVRSYDDLYRQMSSCPWETIVPLEATFAITASTRSEVLGDHRFLAMRLKDAIVDRQRRENQGRRSSVDRKTPDVPVVLFVDAQGYASVSLDAAGSPLHERGYRREAGDAPLRETVAAAMLLEAGSPRVMVDPFCGSGTIAIESALLSAGLPPHGPSRHFALEGWPGVDPPRIPPGSSLSPGRPSIFAADLDSSLVEIARRNARRAGMEPRISFRSGDVRQTLPEMILQARESLGDSPRGRSRINEKGEIALVTNPPYGERLNPADLGVLYSDLGKILRQHLQGCSAWILCSEPKLIRRTGLNILGRRPLYNGGIACELYHFEIRRGSPPGRNAPGRRA; encoded by the coding sequence ATGCAGCGAAAGGTGATTCTGAAGAAAAAATCCTCCCCCGCCGGAAAGAGCGGAATGCCCGGGACGTCCCGTCTGGTGGCGACCTGCGCAGGAGGGATGGAGCCGATCCTGCTTCGGGAGGTCCAGTCCCTGGGGTTTTCCTGTCAACTCCAGGGGGCCGGGGCGGTGGATATCGATGCGTCGCTCCAGGAGGCCCATCTGCTCTGCCGGTCCCTGAGAACGGCCTCTCGCCTTCTTCTTCCCCTGGACCGCTTTCATGTGCGCAGCTACGATGATCTCTACCGGCAGATGAGTTCCTGTCCCTGGGAGACCATCGTTCCCCTTGAGGCAACTTTTGCCATTACTGCTTCTACCCGGTCCGAGGTTCTGGGGGATCACCGGTTTCTGGCGATGCGCCTGAAGGATGCTATTGTTGATCGCCAGCGGAGAGAAAATCAGGGCAGGCGATCTTCGGTGGACCGAAAAACTCCCGATGTTCCGGTGGTCCTTTTTGTAGATGCCCAGGGCTATGCATCGGTTTCGCTTGATGCAGCAGGATCACCTCTGCACGAGCGGGGATACCGCAGGGAAGCGGGGGATGCGCCCCTGAGAGAGACCGTCGCTGCGGCGATGCTTCTGGAGGCGGGTAGCCCCCGGGTGATGGTGGATCCCTTCTGCGGGTCCGGCACCATTGCGATTGAGTCGGCCCTGCTCTCGGCCGGGCTTCCCCCTCATGGGCCGTCGCGACATTTTGCCCTGGAAGGGTGGCCCGGGGTCGATCCGCCCAGGATTCCTCCCGGCTCATCCCTTTCGCCGGGGCGACCCTCGATTTTTGCAGCTGATCTGGACTCTTCCCTGGTGGAGATAGCCCGCCGGAACGCCCGTCGGGCAGGGATGGAACCTCGTATTTCTTTCCGGTCTGGTGATGTCCGGCAGACTCTCCCGGAGATGATCCTCCAGGCCCGGGAGAGTCTTGGAGACTCTCCCCGGGGGCGCTCCCGCATCAACGAGAAGGGGGAGATCGCCCTTGTAACCAATCCGCCGTACGGGGAACGGCTTAATCCGGCCGATCTCGGGGTGCTCTACAGCGATCTGGGAAAGATTCTCCGGCAACACCTCCAGGGGTGTTCTGCCTGGATCCTCTGTTCTGAGCCGAAACTGATCCGTCGGACAGGTCTGAACATTCTGGGGCGAAGGCCCCTCTATAACGGGGGAATAGCCTGTGAGCTCTATCATTTCGAGATCCGGCGAGGCTCTCCCCCGGGGCGAAACGCTCCGGGACGAAGGGCCTGA